In Zingiber officinale cultivar Zhangliang chromosome 1A, Zo_v1.1, whole genome shotgun sequence, a genomic segment contains:
- the LOC122001226 gene encoding cucumber peeling cupredoxin-like: MAMLRALASAMTVATFFEIALCVNYNVAWDLSTNYTHWVSGKTFRIGDTLTFKYPPTTHDVVEVDSTGYSACNAGTSTASATGNTEIRLTATGKRYFICGIPTHCSQGMQLEIDVVHAMGETSPPSSSPPSPVSDSTSPAQAPASSTPPPSPLNVPSPPNAAVPGSITGEAKVTLGLGLATVMVALGL; encoded by the exons ATGGCGATGCTGAGAGCTTTGGCGTCGGCCATGACAGTGGCGACCTTTTTTGAGATCGCATTGTGCGTCAACTACAACGTCGCCTGGGATCTCTCAACTAACTACACGCACTGGGTCTCCGGCAAGACATTTCGCATCGGGGATACTCTGA CTTTCAAATACCCGCCGACGACCCACGACGTGGTGGAGGTGGACAGCACCGGCTACAGCGCGTGCAACGCCGGCACTTCGACAGCTAGTGCGACGGGCAACACAGAGATCAGACTCACCGCCACCGGCAAACGATACTTCATCTGCGGAATTCCCACCCACTGCAGCCAGGGAATGCAACTCGAGATCGACGTCGTTCATGCCATGGGCGAGACCTCCCCGCCGAGCAGCTCTCCACCATCTCCTGTTTCTGACTCCACTTCCCCAGCGCAGGCACCAGCGTCCTCTACCCCACCGCCCTCGCCACTAAACGTGCCCTCGCCACCGAACGCGGCGGTGCCCGGCAGCATTACTGGGGAGGCCAAGGTGACTCTCGGATTGGGTCTGGCAACGGTCATGGTGGCTTTAGGCCTATAG